One segment of Cellulomonas fulva DNA contains the following:
- a CDS encoding glycine betaine ABC transporter substrate-binding protein, giving the protein MSLSRTHLRTGRRPALALLSATTLGAALLLAGCGDPGSGGGVADPTTDTSATGSACEPVAGDQLVVLEDDQALQNSENIVPAINEKAAKAHPDIVDLLNAVSESLDTEKLIGLNMAVDIDRQTSSEVAAQYVEDEGLAAQDTPGEGASLTIGAANFSESATLAEIYAAVLTSAGYDVEVRTIGNRETYLPALEKGDVVAVPEYAATLSDFLNAKVNGADAESVASGDIAETMSGLEPLARKSGLIIGTASDAQDQNAFAVTQEFADEHGVTTLSDLAEACGGGLTLAGPAECPERPFCQIGLEETYGLTFTEFTAYDFGLIGEAVRKGEAAMGLVLSSDGSLAS; this is encoded by the coding sequence ATGTCCCTGAGCCGTACGCACCTGCGGACCGGCCGTCGCCCGGCCCTCGCCCTCCTGTCCGCCACCACGCTCGGCGCCGCGCTGCTCCTCGCGGGCTGCGGCGACCCCGGCTCCGGCGGCGGCGTCGCCGACCCGACCACCGACACCTCCGCCACCGGCTCGGCGTGCGAGCCCGTCGCCGGGGACCAGCTGGTGGTCCTCGAGGACGACCAGGCGCTGCAGAACTCCGAGAACATCGTCCCGGCGATCAACGAGAAGGCCGCGAAGGCGCACCCCGACATCGTCGACCTGCTGAACGCGGTCTCGGAGAGCCTGGACACCGAGAAGCTGATCGGCCTGAACATGGCGGTCGACATCGACCGCCAGACGTCCAGCGAGGTCGCGGCGCAGTACGTCGAGGACGAGGGGCTCGCCGCCCAGGACACCCCCGGCGAGGGGGCCTCGCTCACGATCGGCGCCGCGAACTTCTCCGAGAGCGCCACGCTCGCCGAGATCTACGCCGCCGTGCTGACGTCGGCGGGCTACGACGTCGAGGTCCGCACGATCGGCAACCGTGAGACCTACCTGCCCGCGCTCGAGAAGGGCGACGTCGTGGCCGTGCCCGAGTACGCGGCCACGCTGAGCGACTTCCTCAACGCGAAGGTCAACGGCGCGGACGCCGAGTCCGTCGCGTCGGGCGACATCGCCGAGACCATGTCCGGTCTCGAGCCGCTCGCGCGCAAGAGCGGGCTGATCATCGGCACGGCCTCGGACGCGCAGGACCAGAACGCGTTCGCGGTCACCCAGGAGTTCGCCGACGAGCACGGCGTGACCACCCTGAGCGACCTCGCCGAGGCGTGCGGCGGCGGCCTGACGCTCGCCGGGCCCGCCGAGTGCCCCGAGCGCCCCTTCTGCCAGATCGGTCTCGAGGAGACCTACGGGCTGACGTTCACGGAGTTCACCGCCTACGACTTCGGGCTGATCGGTGAGGCCGTGCGCAAGGGCGAGGCCGCGATGGGCCTCGTGCTCTCCAGCGACGGTTCGCTCGCGAGCTGA
- a CDS encoding ABC transporter permease has protein sequence MDILTEAVAWLNDPLNWTGRNGVLALTWAHLSVTFLAVLLAALVAMPAGIWLGHARRGATLGVVVANTTRALPTLALLTLFASAGLFGNTATVLACAVFAVPPLLTNTVTGLGGVDRDVLDAARGLGMSSRRRLVLVELPLAVPLVAAGVRTAVVQVLATVPLAALVGGRSLGSVIVSGFATQRYGQVLAGGLLVAGLCLVAEGLLALAQRAVTPRGVRAAARGTASRGRTARRRPTTAADPAPGVAAAAVGGSNGPSS, from the coding sequence ATGGACATCCTGACCGAGGCCGTCGCCTGGCTCAACGACCCGTTGAACTGGACCGGGCGGAACGGCGTGCTCGCCCTGACCTGGGCGCACCTGAGCGTGACGTTCCTGGCCGTGCTGCTCGCGGCGCTGGTGGCGATGCCCGCGGGGATCTGGCTCGGGCACGCGCGCCGCGGCGCCACGCTCGGCGTCGTCGTCGCCAACACCACGCGCGCCCTCCCGACGCTCGCGCTGCTCACCCTGTTCGCCTCGGCGGGGCTCTTCGGGAACACCGCGACCGTCCTCGCGTGCGCCGTGTTCGCGGTGCCGCCGCTGCTCACCAACACCGTGACCGGGCTGGGCGGCGTCGACCGCGACGTGCTGGACGCGGCGCGCGGGCTCGGGATGAGCAGCCGGCGCCGTCTGGTCCTCGTCGAGCTCCCGCTCGCGGTGCCGCTGGTCGCCGCCGGCGTGCGGACCGCCGTCGTGCAGGTGCTCGCGACCGTGCCGCTCGCGGCGCTCGTCGGCGGCCGCAGCCTCGGCTCCGTCATCGTCAGCGGCTTCGCGACGCAGCGCTACGGGCAGGTCCTCGCGGGCGGGCTCCTGGTCGCCGGGCTCTGCCTGGTCGCCGAGGGACTGCTCGCCCTCGCGCAGCGCGCGGTGACGCCGCGCGGTGTGCGCGCGGCCGCCCGTGGGACGGCCTCCCGCGGGCGAACCGCCCGCCGACGTCCCACGACGGCGGCGGATCCCGCCCCAGGGGTTGCCGCCGCCGCCGTGGGCGGGTCGAATGGACCGTCCTCATGA
- a CDS encoding ABC transporter permease yields MLVTDAPPNPWFSWDYVTRNSSDIERALSQHVSLTLQAVVIALVIALPLAAVAHLRPRLAAPIVGSAGVLYTVPSLALFALLAPYTGIGRATVLIGLVAYALLVLVRNVLVGLQGVDPAVTDAARGMGYGRVRMLLQVELPQALPSIVAGVRVATVTTVALVTVGVVVGYGGLGQLMFRGFRSDYHAEIMTATVLCLVLALVGDVLVVFVGRLMTPWSRSTRMLADSAA; encoded by the coding sequence ATGCTCGTGACCGACGCGCCGCCCAATCCCTGGTTCTCCTGGGACTACGTGACGCGCAACTCGTCGGACATCGAGCGCGCGCTCTCGCAGCACGTCTCACTGACGCTGCAGGCCGTCGTCATCGCGCTCGTGATCGCGCTGCCGCTCGCGGCCGTCGCCCACCTGCGGCCCCGGCTGGCGGCCCCGATCGTCGGCAGCGCGGGTGTGCTCTACACCGTGCCCTCCCTCGCGCTGTTCGCGCTGCTCGCCCCCTACACGGGGATCGGGCGCGCGACGGTGCTGATCGGCCTGGTCGCGTACGCGCTCCTGGTGCTGGTCCGCAACGTGCTCGTCGGGCTGCAGGGCGTGGACCCGGCGGTGACGGACGCCGCGCGCGGCATGGGCTACGGCCGCGTGCGCATGCTGCTGCAGGTCGAGCTCCCGCAGGCGCTGCCCAGCATCGTGGCGGGCGTCCGGGTCGCGACGGTGACCACCGTCGCGCTGGTGACGGTGGGCGTCGTCGTCGGGTACGGAGGGCTCGGGCAGCTGATGTTCCGCGGCTTCCGCAGCGACTACCACGCCGAGATCATGACGGCGACGGTGCTGTGCCTGGTGCTCGCCCTCGTCGGTGACGTGCTCGTGGTGTTCGTCGGCCGGCTGATGACGCCCTGGTCGCGCTCGACCCGGATGCTCGCGGACTCGGCGGCGTGA
- a CDS encoding ABC transporter ATP-binding protein: protein MTDGAAENARGDAGHAAGDAAIRFERVAKRYAVGEQGPDAPAAVDELTLDVRAHEVLVLVGPSGCGKSTTLRMVNRLVEPTAGRVLLEGEDVSTVDPVELRRRIGYVIQNVGLFPHRTVAQNVATVPRLLAWDKARTRTRVNELLELVGLAPDRYAKRYPHELSGGERQRVGVARALATDPPVLLMDEPFGAVDPVGRRRLQDEFQRIQRELGTTVMLVTHDIDEAVRMADRVAVLSTGAHLEQLAPPLEIVANPATPAVADLVGRGRTARLLSLGRLERADVTAPPPANQDGGTAGVRLGDELAEVLDALTRDSAQALPVRDGDAVIGSVDAEGVLRALRRLGVVEEPATRP, encoded by the coding sequence GTGACGGACGGTGCAGCAGAGAACGCACGAGGAGACGCAGGGCACGCGGCTGGCGACGCGGCGATCCGCTTCGAGCGCGTCGCCAAGCGGTACGCGGTCGGTGAGCAGGGGCCGGATGCGCCGGCGGCGGTCGACGAGCTGACGCTCGACGTGCGCGCGCACGAGGTCCTGGTCCTCGTCGGCCCGTCCGGCTGCGGCAAGTCGACGACCCTGCGGATGGTCAACCGCCTCGTCGAACCGACCGCCGGACGCGTGCTGCTGGAAGGCGAGGACGTCTCCACGGTCGACCCCGTCGAGCTGCGCCGTCGCATCGGCTACGTGATCCAGAACGTCGGACTCTTCCCGCACCGCACCGTCGCCCAGAACGTGGCGACGGTCCCGCGCCTGCTGGCCTGGGACAAGGCGCGCACCCGCACGCGTGTGAATGAGCTGCTCGAGCTCGTCGGCCTCGCCCCGGACCGCTACGCCAAGCGCTACCCGCACGAGCTCTCCGGCGGGGAGCGTCAGCGCGTCGGCGTCGCGCGCGCCCTGGCCACCGACCCGCCCGTCCTGCTGATGGACGAGCCGTTCGGCGCCGTCGACCCCGTGGGCCGCCGCCGCCTGCAGGACGAGTTCCAGCGCATCCAGCGCGAGCTCGGCACCACGGTCATGCTCGTGACGCACGACATCGACGAGGCGGTCCGCATGGCCGACCGCGTCGCCGTGCTCAGCACCGGCGCCCACCTCGAGCAGCTCGCCCCGCCCCTCGAGATCGTCGCCAACCCCGCGACGCCCGCGGTCGCCGACCTCGTCGGGCGCGGCCGCACCGCCCGCCTGCTCTCCCTGGGCCGCCTCGAGCGCGCGGACGTCACCGCTCCGCCGCCCGCGAACCAGGACGGCGGCACCGCCGGCGTCCGCCTCGGCGACGAGCTGGCGGAGGTGCTGGACGCCCTCACCCGAGACTCCGCGCAGGCGCTCCCGGTCCGCGACGGCGACGCCGTGATCGGCTCCGTCGACGCGGAAGGCGTCCTGCGCGCACTCCGACGCCTCGGCGTCGTGGAGGAGCCTGCAACACGCCCGTGA
- a CDS encoding RHS repeat-associated core domain-containing protein, producing the protein MGALAKLPSREFTTRTRYTADGQTEQVLLPAISQQVGGIESKVLGAERVTTYYDSASTPRWMAGGFGWGTYVADSRTSVYGEPLAMDLGNTYGTVASYRYDAVTRRVARISLDREQVDGTDLSLQYAYDDAGNVISAKDRPTASSGQLDRQDNQCFEYDDWQRLIEAWSASSASSCTAPITSESVGGASPYWQEYTYDELGNRTSVVQHDTTSNGRTKIDYEYAGASSHRLTRIESSRNGATSTTGTFSYDDAGNVTQRSVSGTPSKALDWDATGRLSAITKVNRTDALEAGEASFVYDGSGQRLTRTNDEGTTVYLPGGQEFLVKTTGEVQPTRYYSFAGQTVAVRTGRGLEGVTSLVADAHGTVLVAVANTQRAGEVARVYSDPFGAGRQAGTAELVPGDRGFLGKTRDDGSGLTLLGARYYDEVTGRFVSVDPLLDPGVPAQFNAYVYSANNPMTWSDPSGLFWGLGDAWNAVKGVASATVDFVDRYQGEIVGGIAGVVTFSGCMAGSWGVGSVGCAAAAGAVGGAVTNLWKSQVQHTQEFSVASFATDTVMGAASGVLGLGAGTVASEFVAPAVKAAGAAVSSAVRTAAPRAAAAASSAGRAAGKAAAAVRSVPRRVTSGAGQTRDGAGAASRGAAEAEASIVVTERTAAQALKPSEAVPRWDEFLGKGRLLIFTRERGYPTRTGSSPRMVCEAFGSGRMRCGVRRPDSTITRRPGVLTPARTRGSSTTSWCGFPFRRGRGDAAGCCAVSGGQPAFR; encoded by the coding sequence GTGGGTGCGCTGGCGAAGCTTCCGAGCCGGGAGTTCACCACCCGGACCCGGTACACCGCTGACGGCCAGACCGAGCAGGTCCTGCTCCCGGCGATCAGCCAGCAGGTCGGCGGCATCGAGTCCAAGGTCTTGGGCGCCGAGCGGGTCACCACGTACTACGACTCGGCCTCTACGCCCCGGTGGATGGCCGGCGGCTTCGGGTGGGGCACCTACGTCGCCGACTCCCGCACGTCGGTCTACGGCGAGCCGCTGGCGATGGACCTGGGCAACACCTACGGCACGGTCGCGTCCTACCGCTACGACGCGGTCACCCGCCGGGTGGCGCGCATCAGCCTGGACCGTGAGCAGGTCGACGGAACGGACCTGTCGCTGCAGTACGCCTACGACGACGCGGGCAACGTGATCTCCGCGAAGGACCGGCCCACCGCGTCGTCGGGTCAGCTGGACCGGCAGGACAACCAGTGCTTCGAGTACGACGACTGGCAGCGCCTGATCGAGGCGTGGTCGGCCAGCAGCGCGTCCAGCTGCACGGCGCCGATCACGAGCGAGAGCGTCGGTGGGGCGTCTCCGTACTGGCAGGAGTACACCTATGACGAGCTGGGTAACCGCACGAGCGTGGTGCAGCACGACACCACGTCGAACGGCCGCACCAAGATCGACTACGAGTACGCCGGCGCGAGCTCCCACCGGCTGACGAGGATCGAGTCGTCCCGCAACGGCGCGACCAGCACCACCGGGACGTTCTCCTACGACGACGCGGGGAACGTGACCCAGCGTTCGGTCTCGGGAACACCGAGCAAGGCGCTGGACTGGGACGCGACCGGACGCCTGTCGGCGATCACCAAGGTCAACCGGACCGATGCGCTCGAGGCGGGCGAGGCGTCCTTCGTGTACGACGGGTCGGGTCAGCGTCTGACCCGGACCAACGACGAGGGCACCACGGTGTACCTGCCCGGCGGGCAGGAGTTTCTCGTCAAGACCACCGGCGAGGTCCAGCCCACCAGGTACTACTCGTTCGCGGGGCAGACCGTCGCGGTGCGCACGGGCCGCGGTCTCGAGGGCGTCACGTCCCTGGTCGCCGACGCGCACGGCACGGTGCTGGTCGCGGTGGCGAATACCCAGCGTGCGGGTGAGGTCGCGCGCGTGTACTCCGATCCGTTCGGTGCGGGTCGGCAGGCCGGTACGGCGGAGCTGGTGCCGGGTGATCGGGGGTTCTTGGGCAAGACCCGTGATGACGGCTCGGGGCTGACCTTGTTGGGGGCGCGGTACTACGACGAGGTCACTGGCCGGTTCGTGTCGGTGGACCCGTTGCTGGATCCGGGTGTGCCGGCGCAGTTCAACGCGTACGTGTACTCGGCGAACAACCCGATGACGTGGTCGGACCCGTCGGGCCTGTTCTGGGGTCTGGGTGATGCGTGGAACGCGGTCAAGGGGGTGGCCTCGGCGACGGTCGACTTCGTGGACCGGTACCAGGGCGAGATCGTCGGGGGCATCGCCGGGGTCGTGACGTTCAGCGGGTGCATGGCCGGGTCGTGGGGTGTGGGGTCGGTCGGGTGCGCTGCTGCCGCTGGTGCTGTGGGTGGTGCGGTGACGAACTTGTGGAAGTCGCAGGTTCAGCACACTCAGGAGTTCAGTGTGGCGTCGTTCGCGACGGACACGGTGATGGGTGCCGCCTCCGGTGTGCTCGGCCTGGGGGCGGGGACCGTGGCCTCGGAGTTCGTGGCGCCGGCGGTCAAGGCCGCGGGTGCGGCGGTCAGCTCGGCGGTGCGCACTGCCGCGCCGCGGGCGGCAGCGGCAGCGTCGTCGGCGGGTCGGGCGGCCGGTAAGGCGGCCGCCGCGGTGCGGTCGGTACCCCGACGCGTCACGAGCGGCGCGGGGCAGACGCGCGATGGCGCCGGAGCGGCATCTCGGGGCGCCGCAGAGGCGGAGGCCTCTATCGTGGTCACCGAGCGGACAGCCGCGCAGGCGCTCAAGCCGAGCGAGGCTGTTCCACGCTGGGATGAGTTCCTCGGGAAAGGCCGACTACTAATCTTCACCCGCGAACGGGGGTACCCGACCCGAACCGGATCGTCTCCTCGGATGGTCTGCGAAGCATTCGGTTCGGGCCGCATGAGATGCGGAGTTCGCCGACCAGACTCCACTATCACGAGGAGACCTGGCGTTTTGACTCCGGCTCGAACACGTGGTTCGTCGACAACGTCCTGGTGCGGGTTCCCGTTTCGAAGGGGGCGTGGTGATGCGGCTGGATGTTGTGCGGTTAGCGGCGGGCAACCGGCTTTTCGTTGA